One genomic window of Coffea eugenioides isolate CCC68of chromosome 1, Ceug_1.0, whole genome shotgun sequence includes the following:
- the LOC113761891 gene encoding E3 ubiquitin-protein ligase RHF2A → MEEGKAPESHLTSAAAFVEGGIQDACDDTCSICLEEFVESDPSTVTNCKHEFHLQCVLEWCQRSSKCPMCWQPISLKDPGSQELLDAVEHERNIRMNPPRNTTIFHHPTLGDFELQHLPVSATESELEERIIQHLAAAAAMGRARHIARREGQRSRSSAQGRPHFLVFSTNPNAPPTTAAASPPPLQGVGGNEPAAMIAGSASPLLAIGGDSTQLIPPTSGQADQVPAPASGSSPVANQHVQLTNRRSPNQSSPSSQDRAGPSDFQSFSESLKSRFSAMSMRYKESITKSTRGWKERFFSRNSTTQDLSSEGRRESDPGIATVTDLMGHLETRDSRRNTIASVSSSEEDSPTSGLADQQQHVDISANQSSSEDGSQAPCAASSASN, encoded by the exons ATGGAAGAGGGTAAAGCACCCGAGAGTCATTTGACATCAGCGGCAGCTTTCGTGGAAGGTGGAATTCAGGATGCCTGTGATGATACTTGCAGCATATGCCTTGAAGAATTTGTTGAAAGTGATCCTTCGACT GTGACAAATTGCAAGCATGAATTTCATCTTCAATGTGTTCTTGAATG GTGTCAGAGAAGCTCCAAGTGCCCAATGTGTTGGCAGCCTATCAGTCTGAAGGACCCTGGCAG CCAGGAACTCCTTGATGCTGTAGAGCATGAAAGAAATATCCGGATGAATCCACCTAGGAACACCACTATATTTCATCATCCGACTTTGGGGGATTTTGAGTTGCAGCAT TTACCAGTTAGTGCAACTGAATCCGAGCTTGAAGAACGTATTATTCAGCATttagctgctgctgctgccatGGGAAGGGCTCGTCATATTGCTAGGAGGGAAGGCCAGAGGAGTAGGTCATCAGCTCAAGGCCGTCCTCACTTTCTTGTGTTCTCTACTAATCCTAATGCCCCTCCTACGACGGCTGCTGCTTCGCCTCCACCTCTACAGGGTGTTGGGGGGAATGAACCTGCAGCTATGATAGCTGGTTCAGCATCTCCATTGCTTGCCATAGGAGGAGATTCTACGCAATTAATTCCACCTACTTCTGGCCAAGCGGATCAAGTGCCTGCTCCAGCATCAGGATCAAGCCCTGTTGCTAATCAGCATGTGCAATTGACAAATAG GAGGTCTCCTAATCAATCTTCCCCTAGCAGTCAGGACAGAGCTGGGCCATCAGATTTCCAGTCTTTCTCTGAATCGTTAAAATCGCGGTTTAGTGCAATGTCAATGAG GTACAAAGAGTCTATCACCAAGAGCACAAGAGGTTGGAAGGAGAGATTTTTCTCGAGAAACAGTACGACACAGGACCTTAGTTCTGAAGGTAGAAGAGAAAGTGATCCAGGTATTGCTACTGTGACGGACCTGATGGGTCATCTAGAAACCAGAGATAGTAGAAGAAATACTATAGCTTCTGTATCAAGTAGTGAAGAGGATAGCCCAACTTCTGGTCTGGCTGACCAGCAGCAACATGTGGATATATCAGCTAACCAGTCTTCATCTGAGGATGGTAGTCAAGCTCCATGTGCTGCAAGTTCTGCTTCAAATTAA
- the LOC113772299 gene encoding putative late blight resistance protein homolog R1B-16: protein MGCASVDRVLNALEHLAKDLDVESHLWTGLRTDLRLVRTFVLCARKYWRSSNRLISWESLGSFMRSIFLYFKSDENASLGSLLHSLEDAVNRIGRELDSIRLGVEERFYPRSHMKAYFIGMVEEFRGSLWSFTQKINASYSNITALGYSLQSRDELREFIDLLLANMEDLLDLGNVYLGTLISYIKEKLEFFKRFILFAELKGFQHGQLKVLLTHLELVAVNAAASVFFISTGRKRDATVRGEMKIKISGVLAKVMSVEPQMLESYIKVLTATDWKRSSNILATNRRLLEHHVFFLLDSLDKLLCRDAVLIINFEEQIPLLYKGLRFLKTILMKYPEKFDGLHEKVKDLIRAAVNEAGIIICLIFLHVLKEGLAKEFDLALLNFVGKIKLVKVVTSTFIFPRNNELGFMDFLLENLKELPSCEVGSIAFAKDQIQTIREDLASLRSLMEISVDQSNQALRRRVMEAAHETQLTVKSLFIGDIPDFRSPIIFDSIREELKEINLAKMEAMNICDNKYRLEAHSVSRTTNKVRVRLEDEATIIHKLTRGQKQLGFVSIVGMPGIGKTTLAQNVYDDPSIRCVFHIRAWCAVSQLYQHKDVLLQILSCMDPDLFDDQLQRKKHHSGDEYSKKNEDELEEKLKQRLMKIRYLIVLDDVWSSEAWNALERTFPDNANGSRILLTSRLPMVALEINQNVTIHHLQRLTDKESWELLQKKLPEEKGFPLAHSDLGMQIARHCQGLPLTIVTVAGILARLEKDDGWIEVAERLSLSAVCATDQCMDVLELSYQHLPEYLKPCFLYFAAFPEDREIPSWRLMSLWIAEGFVQESEIKSLEDVAEEYIYELTSRSLVMVSKERSLGGVRTCRIHDLLHEFCLVKAQKENFLQFLHGDDKLFTFDEPRNLQRLCIFSGQDIFADSRLCSTRVNSLMFYAQEDEMLRSGFPKFLFLFFKRLRVLDLRQFCLHGELPSEIELLSELRYLAIHLSVNSIPSSVGNLSHLETFIVQADGNVLLPDTIWNLKKLRRLDARNGFTFNWAEENLGSLHNLDSISVLVLSSVQSEKILEKFPNIRRLKCRLFKSEEYNGDCNKIVAMGFLSQLESLKLMLDHPRRYHLEFRFQLMSLKKLSLSYFHWSEIPLIGKLCSLEVIKLDREVSLQDTWDLEGFEFPQLKYLKLEQLRISRWKCSSDQFPRLRKLVLVQCWRLKEVPSCFGEVSTLEMIEVHGCSDSVVSSLWEIEEEQKDSGNEDFQIFV from the coding sequence ATGGGCTGTGCTTCGGTTGATAGAGTCTTAAATGCTCTAGAGCATCTGGCAAAAGATCTGGACGTAGAATCTCATCTGTGGACGGGGCTGAGGACGGATCTAAGACTTGTGAGAACATTTGTTTTGTGTGCTCGGAAGTACTGGAGGAGCAGCAATCGTTTGATCAGTTGGGAATCTCTTGGATCTTTCATGCGTAGCATATTTCTCTACTTTAAATCTGATGAAAATGCAAGTCTTGGATCTCTGTTGCATAGCCTTGAAGATGCAGTTAACCGAATAGGAAGGGAGTTGGACTCCATTCGTCTTGGAGTAGAGGAACGATTCTATCCACGATCTCACATGAAAGCTTATTTTATTGGGATGGTGGAAGAATTTCGGGGAAGCTTGTGGTCTTTCACACAAAAAATCAACGCATCCTATTCCAACATCACTGCGTTGGGTTACTCCTTGCAATCCAGAGACGAACTTAGGGAATTCATTGACCTGCTGTTGGCAAATATGGAAGATCTTCTCGACTTGGGCAATGTCTACCTGGGAACTCTGATCTCATACATTAAAGAGAAGCTAGAATTCTTCAAACGATTCATTCTCTTTGCAGAATTGAAAGGGTTTCAGCACGGGCAGTTGAAGGTTCTCTTGACTCATTTGGAACTTGTGGCAGTCAATGCTGCAGCAAGCGTCTTTTTCATTTCCACAGGTCGCAAAAGGGATGCGACCGTGCGTGGCGAAATGAAAATAAAGATTTCTGGGGTGCTGGCAAAAGTCATGTCTGTTGAACCCCAGATGCTTGAGAGTTACATCAAAGTCTTGACAGCTACAGACTGGAAAAGATCATCCAACATTCTGGCGACGAACAGACGTCTATTGGAGCACCATGTTTTTTTTCTCCTGGACAGTCTTGATAAGCTACTATGTCGTGATGCTGTGTTGATTATCAATTTTGAGGAGCAAATACCACTGCTCTATAAGGGACTAAGATTCTTGAAAACCATTCTTATGAAGTACCCGGAGAAGTTTGATGGGCTTCATGAAAAGGTGAAGGATCTCATTCGAGCTGCCGTCAACGAAGCAGGAATCATAATTTGCCTAATTTTTTTGCACGTCTTGAAAGAAGGCTTGGCCAAGGAATTTGATTTGGCACTTCTCAACTTCGTGGGAAAGATTAAGCTTGTAAAAGTAGTTACATCGACATTCATCTTTCCAAGAAACAATGAACTTGGTTTTATGGATTTTCTCCTAGAAAATCTGAAAGAGCTGCCGAGTTGTGAGGTTGGTTCAATTGCTTTTGCAAAGGATCAAATTCAAACTATCCGAGAAGATCTTGCATCATTAAGATCTTTGATGGAGATCAGTGTGGACCAGAGCAACCAAGCCCTTCGGAGACGTGTCATGGAGGCGGCGCATGAGACACAGCTGACAGTTAAATCCTTGTTCATTGGAGACATTCCAGATTTTAGGTCTCCAATCATATTTGATTCCATCAGGGAAGAACTTAAAGAGATTAATCTTGCTAAGATGGAAGCCATGAACATTTGTGACAATAAGTATAGATTGGAAGCCCATAGTGTGAGCAGGACAACCAACAAAGTTCGGGTGAGGCTGGAAGATGAAGCCACAATAATTCACAAACTTACAAGAGGACAAAAGCAGTTGGGGTTTGTTTCCATTGTTGGTATGCCTGGAATAGGTAAGACGACTTTGGCCCAAAATGTTTATGATGATCCTTCAATTAGATGCGTTTTTCATATCCGTGCATGGTGTGCTGTTTCTCAGCTCTATCAGCATAAAGATGTGCTGCTTCAGATTTTGAGTTGTATGGACCCTGACCTTTTTGATGATCAGCTACAAAGAAAAAAACACCACTCTGGTGATGAATATTCaaagaagaatgaagatgagtTGGAAGAAAAACTAAAGCAACGTTTGATGAAAATTAGGTATCTcattgttcttgatgatgtgtGGAGTAGTGAGGCTTGGAATGCGTTGGAAAGAACTTTCCCAGATAATGCCAATGGAAGTAGAATCCTCTTAACCAGTCGACTTCCTATGGTGGCTTTGGAAATCAACCAGAATGTTACAATTCACCATCTTCAACGACTCACTGATAAGGAGAGTTGGGAATTACTGCAGAAGAAGCTACCTGAAGAAAAAGGCTTTCCTTTAGCGCACAGTGATCTAGGGATGCAGATAGCCAGACATTGTCAGGGTTTACCTCTCACGATTGTTACGGTAGCTGGAATTCTTGCTAGATTGGAGAAAGATGATGGTTGGATAGAGGTCGCGGAAAGACTAAGCTTAAGTGCTGTTTGTGCTACAGATCAGTGCATGGATGTATTAGAGCTGAGTTACCAGCATTTACCTGAATATCTAAAGCCATGCTTTCTCTACTTCGCAGCATTTCCCGAAGACAGAGAGATTCCCTCTTGGAGGTTGATGAGTTTATGGATCGCTGAAGGATTTGTCCAGGAAAGTGAGATAAAGAGCTTGGAGGATGTAGCTGAGGAGTACATATATGAACTGACAAGCAGAAGCTTGGTTATGGTTTCCAAAGAAAGATCCCTAGGTGGTGTTAGAACTTGCCGCATTCATGATTTGTTGCACGAGTTTTGTTTGGTAAAAGCCcagaaagaaaattttctgcAGTTTTTACATGGAGATGATAAACTTTTCACCTTTGATGAGCCACGCAATCTGCAAAGGTTATGCATTTTTTCAGGGCAGGATATTTTTGCGGACTCAAGGCTATGCTCAACCCGTGTGAACTCTCTGATGTTCTATGCTCAGGAGGATGAGATGCTCCGAAGTGGTTTTCCTAAATTCCTATTTCTCTTTTTCAAGCGTCTGAGAGTATTGGACTTGAGACAATTTTGTCTACATGGTGAACTTCCAAGCGAGATAGAGTTGCTTTCTGAGCTGAGGTACTTGGCAATTCATCTTTCAGTCAACTCCATCCCTTCATCAGTAGGCAATCTCTCACATTTAGAAACTTTTATCGTCCAAGCAGACGGAAATGTCCTACTGCCAGATACTATATGGAATTTGAAGAAATTGAGGCGACTAGACGCAAGAAATGGTTTTACTTTTAATTGGGCTGAAGAGAACCTGGGGAGTTTACataatttggacagcatttctgTTCTGGTCCTTAGTTCGGTACAAAGCGAAAAGATATTGGAAAAATTCCCAAACATCCGCAGACTAAAATGCAGGCTCTTCAAATCTGAGGAATATAATGGAGATTGTAATAAGATTGTGGCAATGGGCTTTCTGAGCCAATTGGAATCGCTCAAGCTCATGCTGGATCACCCGAGAAGGTACCATCTTGAGTTTCGTTTTCAGTTGATGAGTCTAAAGAAGTTGAGTCTGTCATATTTCCATTGGAGTGAAATTCCATTGATTGGGAAACTGTGCAGTCTTGAGGTGATCAAATTAGATCGTGAAGTCTCTCTGCAGGACACATGGGACCTGGAAGGATTTGAGTTTCCTCAGCTCAAATACTTGAAACTGGAACAGTTGCGTATATCTCGATGGAAATGCTCATCTGATCAGTTCCCGCGTCTGCGGAAATTAGTCTTGGTTCAATGCTGGAGACTGAAAGAAGTCCCTTCTTGTTTTGGGGAAGTTTCAACTCTTGAAATGATTGAGGTGCACGGCTGTTCAGATTCGGTTGTAAGTTCACTTTGGGAGATTGAGGAAGAGCAAAAAGACTCTGGAAATGAGGATTTCCAGATTTTTGTTTGA